The nucleotide sequence TGCCCATCAACCAATACGAAGACATGCGCGACTCCTGGTTTTATGCCTGGGGCAGCCGAGACTTGGGTAGCTATCTGAAACCCATCGTGATTTTGTGGTTGGTGAGTTGGGCCGTGACGGGACCGATGGTGGGCGCGAGTTATGCGCCGGGGCGCTATCCCCTGTCATTTAGCTTATTGGCCGCTGCCGGGGCCTGCATTTTGCCCATGCTCTCCCTAGCGCAGCTCTACGTGGGATGGTTTCACATCGGTCAGCGCCTCCAGCAAGCCGCCGTGCCCTACGAAGAGTCAGGCTGGTATGACGGTCAAACCTGGTTCAAGCCAGAAGAGGTGCTCAATCGCGATCGCCTCATTATGGATTACCAAGTCAAACCCATCTTGCAGCGAGTTCGCAATACTTTAGCGTTGCTGCTAGGGATTGCAGTAGCATTGGTCATAGCTTGGAAAGTTCTGTAAGCCGTTGCCTTTATGACCCCTGTATGTGAGAGTCTTAGTCATGACTAGGGCTAAACGTTATCAATCTCCTGAACTCGAAGTTCAGCTCCTGCGAGAAGGCATTATTGAGTCGGTGCATATCGGTCATGCCGTCGTCTGTGACAGCCGGGGCCGCATGTTGTCTGTAGCGGGCGACGGGGACGCTGCAACCTTTATCCGCTCATCGCTTAAACCCTTTCAGGCTCTGGCCGTCGCGGCTGCCGGCACGCTAGAGCGCTATGAGCTGGACGATCGCGACCTCGCCATCATGTGTGCCTCTCACCAAGGCCGCATCGAGCAAGTGCGCCAGGCCTTTCACATTCTTTGGAAAGCGGAGCTAGAACCGACCCAACTGCAATGTCCGGTTCCCGCAGGCAAACAAAGCTCGCTAGAGCACAACTGCTCGGGCAAACACGCCGGGATGTTGGCGCTCTGTCAGCAGCGTAACTGGCCGTTGGAAAGCTATTTGCATCGCAACCATCCTCTGCAACTGTTCATCTTGAATACGGTGGCAGAGCTGTTGAGTATGCCCGCTGATGAATTTATCGGGGCGCACGATGACTGTGGTGCGCCGACCTATCTCATGCCCCTGCGACAGATGGCCGTGCTATTTGCCAAGCTGGCCTCGGGCGACAATCTCGAGATGGAACGCATCGTGCGAGCCATGACTCACCATCCAGAAATGGTGGCTGGCCCGGGCGCTTTTGACACTGAGCTAATGCGCCTGACCGCAGGCGAGCTAGTCAGCAAATCGGGGGCCGAAGGTGTTCAGTGTATTGGTCGAGTCGGCGAAGGTCTGGGCCTTGCCATTAAAGTGCGGGACGGCAGCAAGCGGGCCAAACATGCAGTGGCTGTGCATTTGCTCAAGCAATTAGGCTGGGTCACGCCGGATATTGCGGAGCAGTTGGCTGACAGCTACATGACGCTGAGCCCCTATAAACGGCTGGATGTGCAAGGCGACCTCGACTTGATGTAAAACGGGCGTTGCCCACACCCTTGAGTCACGGCTCAGAGTCTAATGACTCCTCGGTGGCTGCTTGGCCGCTGGAGTCATGCCCACAGTCCCTGGCAACAGGCTGCGAGCATTGGGCCGACGACGCGACCAATAGGATCGGCAGCGCTATCGTTAGCCCCTGAGCCAGTCAGACTCTCTATAATTAGGGGCGGTGCCGTCGGAGATCTGTTTGCTGAATTCGTTGCCGTTTGACCTCGCTCTATTCTTGGATGCCGTCACCAATGGGTTAGACCGAGCCCTCAATACCAGTGTCAATGCCCTAGAAAAGACCCTGTTCTTCAGTATTGGGGGCTTACCCCTCGTCATTTTGTGGCTGTTAGTCGGGGCTACCTATTTCACCCTGCGGATGGGGTTGATTAATATTCGCGCCTTTCGCCATGCGATCGCCGTCACCCTGGGCCGCTACGACGATCCGAATGAACCGGGGGAGGTGAACCACTTTCAAGCGATTGCCACCGCCCTCTCCGCCACCGTCGGCTTAGGCAACATTGCCGGGGTCGCGATCGGCATTCAACTCGGGGGGCCAGGAGCTGTGGTCTGGATGACCCTGGCTGGCTTTTTGGGCATGTCGAGCAAGTTTGTGGAATGCACCCTGGCCCAGCAATATCGCACTGTACGCCCAGACGGCACCATTGCCGGTGGCCCCATGTATTACTTATCGCACGGGTTAGACAAACTAGGGCTGCCCTCCCTCGGGCGGTGGTTAGCGTTTGCCTTTGCCCTGCTCTGTGCGATCGGGGCCTTGGGGGGCGGCAATATGTTTCAGGCTAATCAGACCCAGGCCGCGATCGCGCAAATTTTTCCCCTGATTGATCAGTACCCCTGGATTTATGGACTGCTGTTGACGGCTATGGTCGGGGTGGTGATTGTCGGGGGCATTCAACGCATTGGCACGGTGGCGGGCACCATTGTGCCGACCATGGCAGGACTCTACGTGCTGTCGGGCGTCTGGGTGATTGTGGCGAACTTGCCAGCGGTGCCAGGGGCGATCGCGCTGATCACGCGGGAGGCATTCAGTCCCCAAGCGATCGAAGGGGGCATGATTGCCGTGATGGTGCAGGGATTACGCCGGGGACTCTTTTCCAACTCGGCGGGGGTGGGATCGGCGGCGATCGCCCACGCCGCCACTCGCACCAAAGAACCCGTACGCGAGGGCATCGTCGCCTCGCTGGAACCCTTTATCGACACCATCGTGATCTGCAACCTGACGGCGCTCGTGTGCGTTGTGACGAATGCGTATCAAACCGCTCCTGATGCGGCGCTCGGCTTTGAACTGGTGGCGATCGCCTTTGGGCAGGCGGTTTCCGGCTTCTCGATTATGCTCACCGTTGCGGTGTGCCTCTTTGCCTTTTCCACCATTATTTCCTGGGGCTACTACGGCGAGCAGTGCTGGCGCTATCTGACGGGCGATCGCTGGTTGGCCGCCTACCGAGTGGTTTATGTGGCCGCCACCTTTGTCGGTACCGTCACCCAACCCAGTGCCGTACTGGCCTTTAGCGACATGATGCTGTTTGCGATCGCCATTCCTAATCTGCTCGGCTGCATGTTGCTGTCTAACCAGGTGGCAGCCGCCCTAAAAGACTATTGGCAACGGCTGCAGACAGGGCAAATGCCCATTCACGGCATCAAAATTTAGCGCTGAATCTGCGACGCTGGCTGCTGACTAAGTTCACCATTAGCGGCGATCGCTGACCTTCATATCAGGTCAATTACTAGGGGCAAAAACATTGATTTTCATGTCGTCAACTTATTTTTTTGTAACCCTGGTAAGTATGCTGTAACCAAAGAAAGTTGGTAAGCGCAGGCAACTATTTGCAATGCGTGAGCTCAATATTTGCCCAAGCCGATGTTCCCAGGCGAACAACCCGTTTTCCTATCTTCGCCACTGCATTGACGTCACGCTAGCAGCATTGAATCGCTGCATGAGGATATGCCAGGCCAACCTTCATCTCTCGATCCAGTCGGCGATAACTGGAGCCAGATTTGTTTCGATCCGTCATCGGCCTTACTGCTGAATGCCATCAACCAGGCGGTCATTGCCACCGATGCGGAGGGTAATATTCGGTTTTGGAACCAGGCGGCGGAATCACTCTATGGATGGCCCCAAAGTGAAGTCTTAGGGCGGCCCATCTCGACGGTGACGCCAGCCTTGAATAAGCAGCAGCAATCTGCTGAGATTTTGGCCGATTTACGGCAGGGGAAAACATGGTCTGGGGAGTTTCAAGTTCGCGATCGCCACAATCGCGAGTTCACAGCCCTCGTCCACACTGCGCCAATACATGATGCGACCGGAAATTTGCTGGGCTTGATCGGCGTTTCCTCTGATATCAGTGAATTGAAAACCACCCAAGCCCAACTTGAACAGCAAACTCAACAAACAGCAGCTTTACACCGGGTCGTTGATGCCATTCATCAGTCCTTAGATCTCGACACGATTTTTTCGGTTTCGGCCTCTCATATTGCTGAACTGTTGAACGCCCAAGTGAGCATTGTGCAGTATTTGCCAGAGCGCCAATGTTGGATTCATCGCATTGTTTTCAATGCCGATCATGAGCCCGTCACCAAAACCCATGATGTGATTCCCGATCAAGATAATCCGTTCGCCGAACGGCTGAAGCGATTGGAGGTCGTGCAGGTCAACGATACGCGCACGATTCAAGATCCGGTAAACAGTCAGCTGGCTAAAACCGATCCCGGAGCCTGGCTATTAACCCCCATCAGCATTGGCGGAAAGATCTGGGGCAGTCTGACCCTCGGACGCTTGCATCAATATGTGGACTGGTCCGAAGAAGACATTCAACTCGCTCAAGGCGTGGCGGCTCAACTGGCGATCGCGATTGAGAAAGCCGAAACCTATCAGCAACTGCAGCAAGAACTGAGTCTGCGAGAGGCGAATGAAGAACGCCTCATACAATACGAACATATTGTCTCCGCAACGCAAGACGGTCTTGCCTTGTTGAACTGCAACTACGTCTACCGAGTGGTAAATCAAGTCTATTTAGACTGGAATCAAAAATCACGTCAGGACATTATTGGTCATTCAGTCGCCGATTTACTCGGACAAGAAACGTTTCAAGCCGTTATCAAGCCCCGGCTAGATGAATGCTTGCAGGGCAACGTCGTGCAATATAGCGATTGGTTTACTTTTCCGGAGGGTCGGCGGCGCTTTGTTCACCTCACTTATGCGCCCTTTGTGGATGATGACGGCGAAGTCCATGGAGTCGTCGCCACATCGCGAGACGTGACCGACCTACAGTTGGCCCAAGAGACTTTGCGCCGTCAAGCCCAGCAAGAGCGAGCGGTCAACGACATCATCAAACTCATGCGGCAGTCATTTGAGATTGAGTCGCTGTTCCCCCTGGTATTAGAAGACGTCTGCAGATTGCTAGCAGCGGATCATGGCGCGATCGCCCGCTACGAAATGGCATCCCAAAGCTGGCAACACATTGCAGAATATCGAGCGAATGAGATGGCTCCATCCTGTTTGGATTTATGGATACCGGATGCCG is from Leptolyngbya iicbica LK and encodes:
- a CDS encoding CGLD27 family protein, translating into MIKSRCPVPPEQLPINQYEDMRDSWFYAWGSRDLGSYLKPIVILWLVSWAVTGPMVGASYAPGRYPLSFSLLAAAGACILPMLSLAQLYVGWFHIGQRLQQAAVPYEESGWYDGQTWFKPEEVLNRDRLIMDYQVKPILQRVRNTLALLLGIAVALVIAWKVL
- a CDS encoding asparaginase, which gives rise to MTRAKRYQSPELEVQLLREGIIESVHIGHAVVCDSRGRMLSVAGDGDAATFIRSSLKPFQALAVAAAGTLERYELDDRDLAIMCASHQGRIEQVRQAFHILWKAELEPTQLQCPVPAGKQSSLEHNCSGKHAGMLALCQQRNWPLESYLHRNHPLQLFILNTVAELLSMPADEFIGAHDDCGAPTYLMPLRQMAVLFAKLASGDNLEMERIVRAMTHHPEMVAGPGAFDTELMRLTAGELVSKSGAEGVQCIGRVGEGLGLAIKVRDGSKRAKHAVAVHLLKQLGWVTPDIAEQLADSYMTLSPYKRLDVQGDLDLM
- a CDS encoding alanine/glycine:cation symporter family protein; its protein translation is MLNSLPFDLALFLDAVTNGLDRALNTSVNALEKTLFFSIGGLPLVILWLLVGATYFTLRMGLINIRAFRHAIAVTLGRYDDPNEPGEVNHFQAIATALSATVGLGNIAGVAIGIQLGGPGAVVWMTLAGFLGMSSKFVECTLAQQYRTVRPDGTIAGGPMYYLSHGLDKLGLPSLGRWLAFAFALLCAIGALGGGNMFQANQTQAAIAQIFPLIDQYPWIYGLLLTAMVGVVIVGGIQRIGTVAGTIVPTMAGLYVLSGVWVIVANLPAVPGAIALITREAFSPQAIEGGMIAVMVQGLRRGLFSNSAGVGSAAIAHAATRTKEPVREGIVASLEPFIDTIVICNLTALVCVVTNAYQTAPDAALGFELVAIAFGQAVSGFSIMLTVAVCLFAFSTIISWGYYGEQCWRYLTGDRWLAAYRVVYVAATFVGTVTQPSAVLAFSDMMLFAIAIPNLLGCMLLSNQVAAALKDYWQRLQTGQMPIHGIKI